From Portunus trituberculatus isolate SZX2019 chromosome 37, ASM1759143v1, whole genome shotgun sequence, one genomic window encodes:
- the LOC123513904 gene encoding salivary glue protein Sgs-3-like has translation MNSCSTTTLNQQQAAKKHSAASGPSTLASGQTPDFKNILPPAPSRPRTGSCTAQRPSATLRRTTTTITIITTATTTTATAAAATTRMNGYADWPPIKRFCAPTNPHATARLSSTPFQPLPLQSTKTIPAHDPTVSIRPLTPIHVPQ, from the exons ATGAACAGCTGCAGCACAACGACCCTCAACCAACAACAGGCTGCCAAGAAACATTCTGCTGCCTCAGGCCCCTCCACCCTCGCCTCAGGCCAAACACCCGACTTCAAGAACATCCTGCCTCCCGCTCCGTCCCGCCCCCGCACAGGGTCTTGCACGGCCCAGCGTCCTTCTGCCACACTG aggcgcaccaccaccaccattactatcatcaccacagcAACCACTACAACCGCCACTGCCGCAGCCGCCACCACTCGCATGAACGGCTATGCAGATTGGCCTCCCATTAAACGGTTTTGTGCACCAACCAACCCTCACGCAACTGCTCGTTTATCATCTAC ACCTTTCCAGCCACTCCCCCTCCAATCAACCAAGACCATCCCAGCCCATGACCCCACAGTGAGCATCAGaccactcactcccatccaTGTCCCGCAATGA